Part of the Gemmatimonadales bacterium genome, GTCCCACCAGCAGCTGGCTGATCGTCCCCACCAATGCGCCCGCAGCCGCGCCGTCGAGCACCGCCACGAGGACCGTGCCGATCGTGTCGAGGAAGACCGGCAGCGCCAGTTCCCGCACCACGCTGCCAACCACGAGATTGATCGCCACTGCGGCGGGAATCAGCGCGAAGAGCCTGGGGGAAATCCGCAAGTGGTGGTTCGCCGTTGCGAGGGTCGGTAGAATGTACCAGCCCAGAGGAGAGGAGTTCCCGTGGCAGTGCTTGACGGCGAGAGGATCGTGACGCGGCTCCGTGCGGCGTTCAACCATGGATCGACGCGTCCGGAGTTGCTGGTGCTCGCGGCCGACCTGATCCGCGAGGCCGGCCCGCCGTACACATCGGTCTATCTCTACATGCTGCACGGCGACGAGCTGGTGCTGGAAGGGTTCAGCGGTCGCGACACCGAGCACCAGCGGATCGCGGTGGGCCACGGCGTCTGCGGCACCGCCGTCGCCACCGGATCGGACCAGAACGTCGGCGACGTGCGCGCGCGCGAGAACTACATCGCATGCAACATCTTCACCCGGTCGGAACTCGTCGTCCTGATTCGACGCGGCGCGACGATCCTCGGCCAGATCGATGTCGACTCCGACGTTCCCGATCCGTTTAACGGTGATGAGGAACGCGCGGTGCGGCAGGTCGCCGACGCGCTGGCGGTACTTCTCTGATCCGGCATGTTCGCGGCGCCGACATCTACGAGCATCGAAGTGGACACGGTCCGGAAGTGACCGTGCTGCACGGTGGGCCCGGCGCGCAACACGACTACCTCCTCCCCGGCTTCGATCTGCTGGCACGCCATCGCACGCTGGTCTATTACGATCAGCGCGGCGGCGGACGCTCCGCCGTCCCGCGGGACGTGCCGGTCGGATGGCGCGAACAGGTCGACGACCTGGAGACGTTGCGGACCATCTGGGAATTGCCGCGCCTCGATCTCTGCGGCTACTCGTGGGGAGCGCTCCTCGGGATGCTCTACGCCGTCACGTATCCCGATCGCGTCGCCTCGCTCGCGCTGGTGTCGCCGGCACCCGCTGCCCGCAGCGAGCGACAGGAGTTCGAGCAGAACCTCGCGCGCCGGAACTCGACGCCCGAGCTCCTCGCCGAACGGCGCGAACTGCAGGCGGCGCCGAGCCGGATGCGCGATATCCAGGGGTACAACAAGCGGCTCTTCGAACTGGCGGTCGCCGGATACTTTCACACCCCGGCCCGAGCTCGCGACCTGACGCCGTTCCGCATCACCGGTCGCACGCAGGACGCGATCTGGGAATCACTCGGCCCCGACTTCGACCTGCGCCCCGCGCTCAGCCGCCTCGACGTTCGCGCCATCGTCGTGCACGGCGATGACGATCCGATTCCACTCGCGACCGCGTCGGCGACGGCGGAAGCGCTCAAGGCTCCGCTGGTGGTACTGCCGCACTGCGGGCATGTCCCATATGTCGAATCGCCCGACGCGTTTGTCGCTGCCCTCGATCCGTTTCTGCCGCATTTGTGACAC contains:
- a CDS encoding GAF domain-containing protein, which encodes MAVLDGERIVTRLRAAFNHGSTRPELLVLAADLIREAGPPYTSVYLYMLHGDELVLEGFSGRDTEHQRIAVGHGVCGTAVATGSDQNVGDVRARENYIACNIFTRSELVVLIRRGATILGQIDVDSDVPDPFNGDEERAVRQVADALAVLL
- a CDS encoding alpha/beta fold hydrolase, with the protein product MTVLHGGPGAQHDYLLPGFDLLARHRTLVYYDQRGGGRSAVPRDVPVGWREQVDDLETLRTIWELPRLDLCGYSWGALLGMLYAVTYPDRVASLALVSPAPAARSERQEFEQNLARRNSTPELLAERRELQAAPSRMRDIQGYNKRLFELAVAGYFHTPARARDLTPFRITGRTQDAIWESLGPDFDLRPALSRLDVRAIVVHGDDDPIPLATASATAEALKAPLVVLPHCGHVPYVESPDAFVAALDPFLPHL